A genome region from Microbacterium terricola includes the following:
- a CDS encoding phosphodiesterase yields MDAASPRFGQYPPARRTLLHLSDTHLLAGDVALGGRYDTIANLRRTLEAVERLELRPDAIVFTGDLTDLGEPEAYAALRAMVEPLAERLGAPLVWVAGNHDERPALRSALLGLDATEQPVTSVHDLGGLRLIALDSTVPGWHHGDIDAAQREWLRAQLATPAPLGTILALHHPPLPSHIPFFDILELRDQAGFAEVIAGTDVRAILAGHLHYSTSGTFEGVPVSVAAATCYTMDVSLPAQRVNGMDAGQSFHLVHVYDDTITHAVVPVVDAPAADFFSPEWVARMAALGPEERLEAFSRKR; encoded by the coding sequence ATGGATGCTGCATCCCCTCGCTTCGGGCAGTACCCGCCCGCGCGGCGCACGCTGCTGCATCTCAGCGACACGCACCTGCTCGCCGGCGACGTCGCCCTGGGCGGCCGCTACGACACCATCGCGAACCTCCGCCGCACCCTCGAGGCCGTTGAGCGCCTCGAGCTGCGCCCCGACGCGATCGTCTTCACCGGCGACCTGACCGACCTCGGCGAACCGGAGGCGTACGCGGCGCTCCGGGCCATGGTCGAGCCGCTCGCAGAGCGTCTCGGCGCGCCGCTCGTGTGGGTCGCGGGCAATCACGACGAGCGCCCGGCGCTGCGCAGCGCCCTGCTCGGCCTCGACGCGACCGAGCAGCCGGTCACCTCCGTGCACGACCTCGGCGGCCTCCGGCTCATCGCCCTCGACTCCACGGTGCCCGGCTGGCATCACGGCGACATCGACGCCGCGCAGCGGGAGTGGCTGCGCGCGCAGCTGGCGACCCCCGCGCCGCTCGGCACCATCCTCGCCCTGCACCATCCGCCGCTGCCGAGCCACATCCCGTTCTTCGACATCCTCGAGCTGCGCGACCAGGCCGGGTTCGCCGAGGTGATCGCGGGCACCGACGTGCGCGCCATCCTGGCCGGACACCTGCACTACTCCACGAGCGGCACGTTCGAGGGAGTGCCGGTCAGCGTCGCGGCCGCCACCTGCTACACGATGGACGTCTCGCTGCCCGCGCAGCGGGTGAACGGGATGGACGCGGGTCAGTCGTTCCACCTGGTGCACGTCTACGACGACACCATCACGCACGCCGTCGTCCCCGTCGTCGACGCCCCCGCTGCCGATTTCTTCTCCCCCGAATGGGTGGCGCGGATGGCCGCCCTCGGCCCGGAGGAGCGGCTCGAGGCGTTCTCCCGCAAGCGCTGA
- a CDS encoding YceI family protein, which yields MTDNTAQTLEIPGYKTGTWVLDPAHSEVAFSVRHMMISKVRGAFGVKSGTIVAPENPLEVRIEASAETASVDTKDEGRDTHLRSADFFDAETHPTIDFVSQGVRVEDGDFLVDGDLTIRGVTKPVTFEVEFGGFGTDPWGNYKAGATAKTVVNREEFGLVWNAALETGGVLVGKDVTITLDLQGALQA from the coding sequence ATGACCGACAACACCGCACAGACGCTCGAGATCCCCGGCTACAAGACCGGAACCTGGGTGCTCGACCCCGCGCACAGCGAGGTCGCCTTCAGCGTGCGCCACATGATGATCTCGAAGGTCCGCGGCGCGTTCGGCGTGAAGTCCGGCACGATCGTCGCCCCCGAGAACCCGCTCGAGGTGCGCATCGAGGCTTCGGCGGAGACCGCGTCCGTCGACACGAAGGACGAGGGCCGCGACACGCACCTCCGCTCGGCCGACTTCTTCGACGCCGAGACCCACCCGACCATCGACTTCGTGTCCCAGGGCGTCCGCGTCGAGGACGGCGACTTCCTCGTCGACGGCGATCTGACCATCCGCGGCGTCACCAAGCCCGTCACCTTCGAGGTCGAGTTCGGCGGCTTCGGCACTGACCCGTGGGGCAACTACAAGGCGGGCGCGACGGCGAAGACCGTCGTGAACCGCGAGGAGTTCGGCCTCGTCTGGAACGCCGCTCTGGAGACCGGCGGCGTGCTCGTCGGCAAGGACGTGACCATCACGCTCGACCTGCAGGGCGCACTGCAGGCGTGA
- a CDS encoding amidohydrolase family protein has product MLIRNVRPWGQESSDVRIDGDRIAAVTAHDPTRAPQDGDVDGRGRLLLPSFSDVHVHLDSTRLGLPFREHTGAPGVWGMMLNDRANWRGGERPHPEVVAGTLERMIAHGTTRVRSYAQVDVDCRLEKFDAVMAAKERFAHQADVQVMTFPQAGILREAGTIELLEESLKQGSDVMGGIDPSQLDRDPARHLDIVFGLAEKYQVEVDIHLHEPGALGVFSTELVLERTRALGMQGKVTMSHAYDLGSLGESTSRRLIDEFSELDVAMATVAPAAAGQLSLIDLVESGVRVGLGEDGQRDYWSPYGNGDMLDRTWQLAFTRGFRRDDHIELALAVATMGGASIMSRTSPRPTGIGDRPGTAPGGRADLVLVDGETPTSAVMDRGTDRTVIHDGRVVADGLRVLVG; this is encoded by the coding sequence GTGCTGATCCGCAACGTCCGTCCGTGGGGACAGGAATCCTCCGACGTCCGCATCGACGGAGACAGGATCGCGGCGGTCACCGCGCATGATCCCACCAGGGCGCCGCAGGACGGCGACGTCGACGGCCGCGGCAGACTCCTGCTGCCCTCCTTCAGCGACGTCCACGTCCACCTGGATTCGACGCGACTCGGCCTGCCCTTCCGGGAGCACACCGGTGCGCCGGGCGTGTGGGGGATGATGCTCAACGACCGTGCGAACTGGCGCGGCGGCGAGCGCCCGCATCCCGAGGTCGTCGCCGGCACCCTCGAGCGGATGATCGCGCACGGCACGACCCGCGTGCGCAGCTATGCGCAGGTGGACGTCGACTGCCGGCTCGAGAAGTTCGACGCCGTCATGGCGGCGAAGGAGCGCTTCGCCCACCAGGCCGATGTGCAGGTCATGACCTTCCCGCAGGCCGGCATCCTCCGCGAGGCGGGCACGATCGAGCTGCTCGAGGAGTCCCTCAAGCAGGGGTCGGACGTCATGGGCGGAATCGACCCGTCCCAGCTGGACCGGGACCCCGCCCGCCACCTCGACATCGTGTTCGGCCTCGCGGAGAAGTACCAGGTCGAGGTCGACATCCACCTGCATGAACCCGGCGCGCTCGGCGTCTTCAGCACCGAGCTCGTCCTCGAGCGCACGCGTGCCCTCGGGATGCAGGGCAAGGTGACGATGTCGCACGCGTACGACCTCGGGTCGCTCGGCGAGTCCACGAGCCGCCGCCTCATCGACGAGTTCTCCGAGCTCGACGTCGCGATGGCCACCGTCGCCCCGGCCGCCGCCGGCCAGCTGTCGCTGATCGATCTCGTCGAGTCGGGCGTCCGGGTGGGGCTCGGCGAAGACGGCCAGCGCGACTACTGGAGCCCCTACGGCAACGGCGACATGCTCGATCGCACATGGCAGCTCGCCTTCACCCGGGGGTTCCGCCGCGACGACCACATCGAGCTCGCGCTCGCGGTGGCCACCATGGGCGGCGCGAGCATCATGTCGCGCACGTCGCCGCGCCCCACCGGCATCGGCGACCGGCCGGGCACCGCGCCAGGCGGCCGCGCCGATCTCGTCCTCGTGGACGGCGAGACCCCCACGAGCGCCGTGATGGATCGCGGCACCGACCGCACGGTGATCCACGACGGCCGGGTCGTCGCCGACGGCCTCCGGGTGCTCGTCGGCTGA
- a CDS encoding DMT family transporter — translation MPTDTPAPPRPIPDTSVSRVGAPSGSLIAIQFVLTGVIWGSSFLFMKVALEGLSPAQVAWSRLVLGAVTLGIFVAVRRDTLPRSVRVWLHMTVLAVSFCVVPFLLFSWAQQHVTSGLASIYNATTPLMTAIMAGLLFRVEKLKLVQIAGILVGMLGVMVIIAPWQGLDLDQSLIAQFAILGATACYGFSLAYMRKFVSDTGMSALVFSFLNIGIAAVIMVVLTPFIALSPVALNPWIVLSVVLLGCLGTGVAYIWNQNTLRAWGPTRASTVTYITPVVGVILGVVVLGEAVSWNEPVGALVVFLGILLAQDRLRRRHPA, via the coding sequence GTGCCGACCGATACCCCCGCCCCTCCTCGTCCGATCCCGGACACGTCCGTGTCGCGCGTGGGCGCGCCCTCGGGCTCGCTGATCGCGATCCAGTTCGTCCTGACCGGCGTGATCTGGGGGTCGAGCTTCCTCTTCATGAAGGTGGCGCTCGAGGGCCTCTCCCCCGCCCAGGTCGCCTGGTCGCGCCTGGTCCTCGGCGCGGTCACCCTCGGCATCTTCGTGGCGGTGCGCCGCGACACGCTGCCGCGAAGCGTCCGCGTCTGGCTGCACATGACGGTGCTGGCCGTGTCGTTCTGCGTCGTGCCCTTCCTGCTGTTCTCCTGGGCGCAGCAGCACGTCACCTCGGGGCTCGCGAGCATCTACAACGCCACCACGCCGCTGATGACGGCGATCATGGCGGGTCTCCTCTTCCGGGTGGAGAAGCTCAAGCTCGTCCAGATCGCCGGCATCCTGGTCGGGATGCTGGGGGTCATGGTGATCATCGCCCCCTGGCAGGGTCTCGACCTCGACCAGAGCCTCATCGCACAGTTCGCGATCCTCGGCGCGACGGCCTGCTACGGCTTCAGCCTCGCGTACATGCGCAAGTTCGTCTCGGACACCGGCATGAGCGCCCTGGTGTTCTCGTTCCTGAACATCGGCATCGCCGCCGTGATCATGGTCGTGCTCACCCCGTTCATCGCGTTGAGCCCGGTGGCACTGAACCCCTGGATCGTGCTCAGCGTGGTGCTGCTGGGCTGCCTCGGCACGGGTGTCGCGTACATCTGGAACCAGAACACGCTGCGCGCGTGGGGACCCACCCGCGCGTCGACGGTGACCTACATCACCCCGGTCGTCGGTGTGATCCTCGGCGTCGTGGTGCTGGGCGAGGCGGTGAGCTGGAACGAGCCGGTCGGCGCGCTCGTGGTGTTCCTGGGGATCCTGCTCGCGCAGGACCGGCTGCGCCGGCGTCACCCGGCATGA
- a CDS encoding fumarylacetoacetate hydrolase family protein, with protein MRFAHVFPPGRAESRLARIDGGDAVIVEDLFPGAPRYLEQLIDGGDELLARVRAADPAHAAHHPLEDVRFDSAVRTPPVILAIGLNYAAHSSELGLKTDSTPTVFVLWPNSLTAHQATTAWPRSLSESIDYEAELGVIIGRPAKDVPAGEALGHVWGYTVVNDITARDIQYSEAQWSRCKSFDGFTPTGPFVVTADEVPDPQDLHIWTVLDGHTVQDASTAQMVRPVATLIAHLSKSVTLLPGTLISTGSPGGAGYSRDPQIFLRDRSTVTVGIDGIGELTTHCRILD; from the coding sequence ATGCGTTTCGCCCATGTCTTCCCCCCTGGGCGCGCGGAATCACGGCTCGCCCGCATCGACGGCGGCGACGCAGTCATCGTGGAAGACCTCTTCCCCGGCGCGCCACGCTACCTCGAGCAGCTGATCGACGGCGGCGACGAGCTCCTCGCGCGCGTGCGTGCCGCAGATCCTGCGCACGCCGCACACCATCCGCTGGAGGACGTCCGGTTCGACTCCGCCGTCCGCACACCGCCGGTCATCCTCGCGATCGGCCTGAACTACGCGGCGCACTCCAGCGAGCTGGGGCTCAAGACCGACTCGACGCCCACCGTGTTCGTGCTGTGGCCGAACTCGCTCACCGCGCACCAGGCGACCACCGCATGGCCGCGCTCACTCAGCGAGTCGATCGACTACGAGGCCGAGCTCGGCGTGATCATCGGCCGCCCCGCGAAGGATGTGCCCGCCGGCGAGGCCCTCGGCCACGTCTGGGGCTACACCGTGGTGAACGACATCACCGCACGCGACATCCAGTACTCCGAGGCGCAGTGGTCACGCTGCAAGTCGTTCGACGGGTTCACGCCGACAGGTCCGTTCGTGGTCACGGCCGATGAGGTGCCCGACCCGCAGGACCTGCACATCTGGACGGTGCTCGACGGGCATACCGTGCAGGATGCGTCCACCGCTCAGATGGTGCGGCCCGTGGCGACGCTGATCGCCCACCTGTCGAAGTCGGTGACGCTGCTGCCCGGCACGCTGATCTCCACGGGCAGCCCCGGCGGCGCAGGCTACTCGCGTGATCCGCAGATCTTCCTGCGCGACCGCTCGACCGTCACCGTGGGCATCGACGGCATCGGCGAGCTCACGACGCACTGCCGCATCCTGGACTGA
- the rpsO gene encoding 30S ribosomal protein S15 translates to MALEADVKKAIIEEYATHPGDTGSPEVQVAMLTQRIKDLTEHLKEHKHDHHSRRGLFLLVGQRRRLLGYLQDVDINRYRSLIERLGLRR, encoded by the coding sequence ATGGCACTGGAAGCAGACGTCAAGAAGGCGATCATCGAAGAGTACGCGACGCACCCCGGTGACACCGGATCCCCCGAGGTGCAGGTCGCGATGCTGACGCAGCGCATCAAGGACCTCACCGAGCACCTCAAGGAGCACAAGCACGACCACCACTCGCGTCGTGGGCTGTTCCTGCTCGTCGGTCAGCGCCGTCGTCTCCTGGGCTACCTCCAGGACGTCGACATCAACCGTTACCGCTCGCTCATCGAGCGTCTCGGCCTGCGTCGCTGA
- a CDS encoding FKBP-type peptidyl-prolyl cis-trans isomerase, with product MTQDRTKPEFDAPQGPAPADLVIRDLIEGDGAEAKPGDTVTVHYAGVEYESGEEFDSSWGRGESIQFPLRGLIQGWQDGIPGMKVGGRRELVIPPHLAYGPAGGHFLGGKTLIFIIDLIAVG from the coding sequence ATGACACAAGATCGCACCAAGCCCGAGTTCGACGCTCCCCAGGGCCCGGCTCCCGCAGACCTCGTGATCCGCGACCTCATCGAGGGCGACGGCGCAGAGGCGAAGCCCGGCGACACCGTCACCGTGCACTACGCCGGTGTCGAGTACGAGTCCGGCGAGGAGTTCGACTCCTCGTGGGGTCGTGGCGAGAGCATCCAGTTCCCCCTGCGCGGCCTCATCCAGGGCTGGCAGGACGGCATCCCCGGCATGAAGGTCGGCGGTCGTCGCGAGCTGGTCATCCCGCCGCACCTGGCCTACGGTCCCGCCGGCGGCCACTTCCTCGGCGGCAAGACCCTCATCTTCATCATCGACCTCATCGCGGTCGGCTGA
- a CDS encoding aspartate ammonia-lyase gives MAAPTTRTETDSLGSLEIPADAYWGIHTARALENFPISLRPISVYADLIKALAMVKQASARANREIGVLDHERADLIDRAAQLVIDGGYHDQFIVGVIQGGAGTSTNMNANEVITNVALELAGREKGDYAFLSPIDHTNRSQSTNDVYPTAVKIGLSLDLQTLLEELDLLRQSFLAKAVEFHDILKIGRTQLQDAVPMTLGQEFHGFATTLGYDHQRLTENRYLLYEVNMGATAIGTGITTHSGYAPAVLRHLREITGLDLATADDLVESTSDTGSFMSFSASLKRNAIKLSKICNDLRLLSSGPQAGFGEINLPARQAGSSIMPGKVNPVVPEVVNQVAFAVAGADLTVTMAVEGGQLQLNAFEPVIAHSIFQSITWMRRAMRTLRVNCVDGITANRARLGAMVGSSVGVVTALTPFIGYAESAALAKTALLTGRNVADLVVEAGLMSREEVTKQLSPARLSGLETITSSIPIVQPAENVVPPVGG, from the coding sequence ATGGCTGCACCCACCACCCGCACCGAGACCGATTCGCTGGGATCCCTTGAGATCCCCGCCGATGCCTATTGGGGCATCCACACCGCCCGCGCACTGGAGAACTTCCCGATCTCCCTCCGGCCCATCTCGGTCTACGCCGACCTGATCAAGGCGCTCGCCATGGTCAAGCAGGCCTCGGCGCGCGCCAACAGGGAGATCGGCGTCCTCGACCATGAGCGGGCCGATCTCATCGACCGTGCCGCCCAGCTCGTCATCGACGGGGGATACCACGACCAGTTCATCGTCGGCGTCATCCAGGGCGGCGCCGGCACCTCGACCAACATGAACGCGAACGAGGTCATCACCAACGTCGCACTCGAGCTCGCCGGCCGAGAGAAGGGCGACTACGCCTTCCTGTCGCCGATCGACCACACGAATCGCTCGCAGTCGACGAACGACGTGTACCCCACCGCGGTCAAGATCGGCCTGAGCCTGGACCTGCAGACGCTGCTGGAGGAGCTCGACCTGCTGCGGCAGTCGTTCCTGGCCAAGGCGGTCGAGTTCCACGACATCCTCAAGATCGGCCGCACGCAGCTGCAGGATGCGGTGCCGATGACCCTCGGGCAGGAGTTCCACGGCTTCGCCACCACCCTCGGCTACGACCACCAGCGCCTCACCGAGAACCGCTACCTCCTCTACGAGGTCAACATGGGCGCCACCGCGATCGGCACGGGCATCACGACGCACTCCGGCTACGCACCCGCGGTGCTGCGGCACCTGCGCGAGATCACCGGCCTCGATCTGGCGACTGCCGACGACCTGGTGGAGTCCACCAGCGACACCGGCTCGTTCATGTCGTTCTCCGCGTCGCTCAAGCGCAATGCGATCAAGCTGTCGAAGATCTGCAACGACCTGCGCCTGCTCTCGAGCGGCCCGCAGGCCGGCTTCGGCGAGATCAACCTCCCGGCCAGGCAGGCCGGCTCGAGCATCATGCCCGGCAAGGTCAACCCCGTCGTGCCCGAGGTCGTCAACCAGGTCGCGTTCGCGGTGGCCGGAGCGGACCTGACGGTGACGATGGCGGTGGAGGGCGGCCAGCTGCAGCTGAACGCCTTCGAGCCGGTGATCGCGCACTCGATCTTCCAGTCGATCACCTGGATGCGGCGTGCCATGCGCACGCTGCGGGTGAACTGCGTCGACGGCATCACCGCGAACCGGGCGCGCCTCGGCGCGATGGTGGGCTCGTCGGTCGGAGTGGTCACCGCCCTCACGCCGTTCATCGGCTACGCGGAGTCGGCGGCACTCGCCAAGACGGCGCTGCTGACCGGGCGCAACGTCGCCGACCTCGTCGTCGAGGCAGGGCTCATGTCGCGCGAGGAGGTCACCAAGCAGCTCTCGCCCGCGCGACTGTCCGGACTGGAGACGATCACCTCGTCCATTCCGATCGTGCAGCCGGCGGAGAACGTGGTGCCGCCGGTCGGAGGCTGA
- a CDS encoding MFS transporter, which produces MKKVPRLRRDHFIDLRPFAVSPAFTRLWIGSTLAGLGGQLTIVAVMLHVYDLTGDTFAVSMVAVAGLVPMIIAGLYGGMLADAFDRRLVALLAAVVTFASTLLLAILAWSQLETVWWLYLLSVVNSAANSIVGATKSAITPRLIPRELLPAAAALQGITVGIMVMAGPALAGVLVAFAGYAWTYTIDVLLMSTLFLGLWTLPSIRPEGAVVKPGLESLRDGLRFLRHAPNIRLQYILDIIAMTFGHPLALFPAIGAVLLGGGAITTGALTASIAVGAFVSSLLSGPVGRVRRHGVGIERAIQVFGAATVLFGAVLAAAALGWFAPPVVDADHANITLIVIAAIVLAVTGAADNVSAIYRSTMMQAAVPDAMRGRLQGIFTVVVAGGPRIGALYAGVLATITALWLPPLLGGFIIVGLVGLLVRLNPRFRLYDAQHPVP; this is translated from the coding sequence ATGAAGAAGGTCCCCCGTCTGCGCCGCGACCACTTCATCGATCTGCGGCCGTTCGCAGTCAGCCCGGCGTTCACGAGACTGTGGATCGGCTCCACGCTCGCCGGCCTGGGCGGGCAGCTCACAATCGTCGCCGTCATGCTGCACGTCTACGACCTCACCGGCGACACGTTCGCGGTGTCGATGGTCGCGGTCGCGGGGCTCGTCCCGATGATCATCGCCGGACTGTACGGCGGGATGCTGGCCGACGCGTTCGACCGCAGGCTCGTGGCCCTGCTCGCCGCCGTCGTGACCTTCGCCTCGACGCTGCTGCTGGCGATCCTGGCGTGGTCGCAGCTCGAGACCGTGTGGTGGCTGTACCTGCTGAGCGTCGTCAACTCCGCCGCCAACTCGATCGTCGGGGCGACGAAGTCGGCGATCACCCCCCGCCTGATCCCCCGCGAGCTGCTGCCTGCCGCCGCCGCACTGCAGGGCATCACGGTGGGGATCATGGTGATGGCGGGCCCCGCGCTCGCCGGCGTCCTGGTGGCCTTCGCCGGGTACGCCTGGACCTACACGATCGATGTGCTGCTCATGTCGACGCTGTTCCTCGGGCTCTGGACGCTGCCCAGCATCCGCCCGGAGGGGGCAGTGGTGAAGCCGGGGCTGGAGTCCCTGCGCGACGGCCTCCGCTTCCTGCGCCATGCCCCCAACATCCGGCTGCAGTACATCCTCGACATCATCGCGATGACGTTCGGGCATCCGCTCGCCCTGTTCCCCGCCATCGGCGCGGTGCTGCTCGGAGGCGGCGCGATCACGACCGGCGCGCTCACCGCGTCCATCGCGGTCGGCGCGTTCGTGTCCAGCCTGCTCTCCGGCCCGGTCGGGCGGGTGCGCAGGCACGGCGTCGGCATCGAGCGCGCGATCCAGGTCTTCGGCGCCGCGACAGTCCTGTTCGGCGCCGTGCTGGCCGCGGCAGCCCTCGGCTGGTTCGCGCCGCCCGTCGTCGACGCCGACCACGCCAACATCACCCTCATCGTCATCGCCGCGATCGTCCTGGCCGTCACCGGCGCCGCCGACAACGTGAGCGCCATCTACCGCTCGACCATGATGCAGGCCGCGGTGCCCGACGCGATGCGCGGCCGCCTGCAGGGCATCTTCACGGTGGTCGTCGCCGGGGGTCCGCGCATCGGGGCACTGTACGCCGGCGTCCTCGCCACGATCACAGCACTCTGGCTGCCACCGCTGCTCGGCGGCTTCATCATCGTCGGGCTCGTGGGTCTGCTGGTGCGGCTCAACCCGCGCTTCCGGCTGTACGACGCCCAGCATCCCGTCCCCTAG
- a CDS encoding isopenicillin N synthase family dioxygenase, producing the protein MTELNLPILDLSLLDQGADAAERFRRELRAATHDVGFFYLTGTGVTPELESRLHGAARDFFALPEAEKLAIENVSSPQFRGYTRVGGERTQGKVDWREQIDIGPEREAVSDPSAPDFARLIGPNLWPAAQPELREVADEWQDHLAGVARKLLRAWALSLGAPESYFDEHFGEPSTLLKIVRYPGKEDPTPQQGVGAHKDSGVLTLLWVEPGKGGLQVQRDGEWVDAPPVPGAFVVNIGEMLEYATQGYLIATNHRVISPRYPDDRISVPYFFNPALDSRLPLIELPAELAAQAKGVTQDPANPIHSLYGENALKSRLRAHPDVAGIHHADLLASRS; encoded by the coding sequence ATGACCGAGTTGAACCTCCCGATCCTCGACCTGTCGCTTCTGGACCAGGGCGCTGACGCGGCCGAGCGCTTCCGGCGCGAGCTGCGCGCCGCGACGCACGACGTCGGCTTCTTCTACCTGACCGGCACCGGCGTCACCCCGGAGCTCGAGTCGCGCCTGCACGGGGCCGCCCGCGACTTCTTCGCCCTGCCCGAGGCCGAGAAGCTCGCGATCGAGAACGTCAGCAGCCCGCAGTTCCGCGGCTACACCCGCGTGGGCGGCGAGCGCACCCAGGGGAAGGTCGACTGGCGCGAGCAGATCGACATCGGCCCTGAGCGCGAGGCGGTCAGCGATCCGTCCGCTCCGGATTTCGCCCGGCTGATCGGACCGAACCTGTGGCCGGCCGCCCAGCCCGAGCTGCGCGAGGTCGCCGACGAGTGGCAGGACCACCTCGCCGGCGTCGCGCGCAAGCTCCTGCGCGCCTGGGCGCTGTCGCTCGGCGCCCCGGAGTCGTACTTCGACGAGCACTTCGGCGAGCCGTCGACCCTGCTCAAGATCGTCCGCTACCCCGGCAAGGAGGACCCGACTCCGCAGCAGGGCGTCGGCGCCCACAAGGACTCCGGAGTGCTCACGCTGCTGTGGGTCGAACCGGGCAAGGGCGGTCTGCAGGTGCAGCGCGACGGCGAGTGGGTCGACGCACCTCCGGTCCCTGGCGCGTTCGTGGTGAACATCGGCGAGATGCTCGAGTACGCCACGCAGGGCTATCTCATCGCCACCAACCACCGGGTCATCTCGCCGCGGTATCCCGACGACCGCATCTCGGTGCCGTACTTCTTCAACCCGGCCCTGGACAGCAGGCTGCCGCTGATCGAGCTGCCCGCGGAGCTGGCCGCGCAGGCGAAGGGCGTCACGCAGGATCCGGCGAACCCGATCCACTCCCTCTACGGCGAGAACGCGCTCAAGTCGCGGCTGCGCGCCCACCCCGACGTGGCGGGCATCCACCACGCCGACTTGCTGGCCAGCCGCTCCTGA
- a CDS encoding DUF4190 domain-containing protein has product MTDPQNPSGEPTPPPPAYVAPPEPNVYTHPAYPAAPPGAYGQAPVGERPGRTMGIVAFILSFFVQLVALILGIVALVQSRKAGQKNGFAVAAIIISSVLIVVGIIVTIALISFFATQGGDLVNQINACIEDPSGSVVYNGITMSCQELLEQSNP; this is encoded by the coding sequence ATGACCGACCCGCAGAACCCGAGCGGTGAACCGACGCCGCCGCCGCCGGCGTACGTCGCGCCGCCGGAGCCGAACGTCTACACGCACCCCGCCTACCCGGCTGCCCCTCCCGGAGCGTACGGCCAGGCTCCCGTGGGTGAGCGGCCGGGGCGCACGATGGGCATCGTCGCCTTCATCCTGTCGTTCTTCGTGCAGCTGGTCGCGCTCATCCTCGGCATCGTGGCGCTCGTCCAGAGCCGCAAGGCCGGACAGAAGAACGGCTTCGCGGTCGCCGCGATCATCATCAGCTCCGTGCTGATCGTCGTCGGCATCATCGTCACGATCGCGCTGATCAGCTTCTTCGCGACGCAGGGCGGGGATCTCGTGAACCAGATCAACGCATGCATCGAGGACCCGTCCGGCTCCGTCGTGTACAACGGCATCACCATGTCCTGCCAGGAGCTCCTCGAGCAGTCGAACCCCTGA
- a CDS encoding PrsW family intramembrane metalloprotease, with protein sequence MTDPNGPASARPSLTPPPFPSALAQPRMAGAAPIPAPSTSPAPLPVSARAGRTVPLWLSAVVVLVLVGLVAYFLQALGAAASILGMLLALLPLVGVLLAVRLVDRWEPEPRGLLALAVAWGAVIAVAGTLLVDLMLTPVKTVLGPDVAEVFTTVVQAPIVEEFMKGLGVLVIFLVGRRAFDGPVDGVVYGALVGAGFAFTENIQYFAISLISGGAAETSTTFFLRGILSPFAHVMFTAVTGFALGLAARRGIVGAGAIGPWILGMMGAAGLHALWNGSALFGDFFLLYVVLQIPLFVLFVLGILALRREEMRLTRARLGDYAHAGWFTPQEVDMLATPAGRKAALAWAKTLRGDRTPLMRGFIADATALAAARQRALTGRDPQATGDEQVLIARIAATRSALFAL encoded by the coding sequence ATGACCGACCCGAACGGACCCGCATCGGCGCGTCCCTCGCTGACCCCGCCCCCGTTCCCGTCGGCGCTCGCCCAGCCGCGCATGGCAGGCGCCGCGCCGATCCCGGCGCCGTCGACGTCGCCCGCGCCGCTGCCGGTGTCGGCGCGCGCGGGCCGCACCGTTCCGCTGTGGCTGTCCGCGGTGGTCGTGCTGGTGCTCGTCGGACTCGTCGCGTACTTCCTCCAGGCCCTCGGCGCGGCCGCGTCGATCCTCGGGATGCTGCTGGCACTGCTCCCGCTCGTCGGCGTGCTGCTGGCGGTGCGTCTCGTCGACAGGTGGGAGCCGGAGCCGCGCGGCCTCCTCGCGCTGGCGGTCGCATGGGGCGCAGTGATCGCGGTCGCCGGCACCCTGCTGGTCGACCTCATGCTGACTCCGGTGAAGACGGTGCTCGGACCCGACGTCGCGGAGGTGTTCACCACCGTCGTCCAGGCGCCGATCGTCGAGGAGTTCATGAAGGGCCTCGGCGTGCTCGTGATCTTCCTGGTCGGCCGTCGCGCCTTCGACGGGCCGGTCGACGGCGTCGTCTACGGCGCGCTCGTCGGGGCCGGGTTCGCCTTCACCGAGAACATCCAGTACTTCGCGATCAGCCTGATCAGCGGGGGTGCCGCCGAGACGTCGACGACCTTCTTCCTGCGCGGCATCCTGTCGCCGTTCGCGCACGTGATGTTCACCGCCGTGACGGGATTCGCACTCGGGCTCGCCGCCCGCCGCGGCATCGTCGGAGCGGGTGCGATCGGCCCGTGGATCCTCGGCATGATGGGCGCCGCCGGACTGCACGCGCTGTGGAACGGGTCCGCCCTCTTCGGCGACTTCTTCCTGCTGTACGTCGTGCTGCAGATCCCGCTCTTCGTCCTGTTCGTCCTCGGCATCCTCGCCCTGCGACGCGAGGAGATGCGCCTCACCCGCGCCAGGCTCGGCGACTACGCGCACGCCGGCTGGTTCACCCCTCAGGAGGTCGACATGCTCGCCACGCCCGCGGGCCGGAAGGCCGCATTGGCCTGGGCGAAGACGCTGCGCGGCGATCGCACCCCGCTCATGCGCGGCTTCATCGCCGACGCCACCGCCCTGGCGGCCGCCCGGCAGCGCGCGCTCACCGGACGCGACCCGCAGGCGACCGGGGATGAGCAGGTGCTGATCGCCCGGATCGCGGCGACGCGCTCCGCGCTGTTCGCCCTGTAG